The Rhodopirellula halodulae genome includes the window AATGGGATTGATTCGTTATGATCGAAACGCGTTGCCGTCGCGATTGACGTTGTTCGCCGCGGCCACGTTGATCGGCGGCATGTTCGCTCTGCCACAAACCATGGTGGTGCCGTGGCAGTGGGTTTCCGGCGGGATCGAAGAAATCTCGGTCCAGTGGCCTCCGCAGGCTTGGTGGGTGAAGGACACGGATCCCATGCGAGGCGGACTGGTTCAGGTGGACGCGGCGGCATTGCTGACCCAGATCGGAATGCGGATTCTGACCGCACTCGTGGCGGCGGGCTTCTTCGCTCGCGTGCTGGCCAAAAGCTTTTGTCCGGCGGCGGATATGAAGTTGGATCCGCTGGGAGCTTCCACGCGTCGGTTGATTGACCTCACGATTTTGCTCGCCGTGCCGTCGGTCGTGGTGGGGTGGCAAGCGACGATGGGCGTGATCTTGATTGCGGCGGCGATCAGCAAGTGGCTGCAAACACGTGAATTCACTCATTCTCGCGATTCACTCGGGCGATTCGCGGTCAGCCTTCCCGTCGCGGTCGCGATTCAGTTGTTGTTGTGGCGAGGTTTGGTGGCGTCTCAGCTTTGGCCTAGCGAACAGGCATCGCAAATTGGACTGATTGTTCCGTTTTTTGCCATTTTGACGATTCCATTGTGGCTGAACGAAAACGAGGAAATCCCCGCCCCGGAGGGCGAAGAGATCCCAGAGGAACCAAACGCGGAGTCCGATGCCGATTCTGATGAGTTGGTTGAGCACGTTCGCGACGATCAAGCGTTGGGAAAGGACCCGGGGGCGTTCGAGGAGGGCTCTTCGGCTTTCCGCTAGGGCGAATCGTTTGAGTTAAACTGATAGCCCAGCAAACGATCATCAGATGAGGGGATGTGGACGAAGCCAGCTCGAAACGAAACGAACGCGTCGCGACCGAGAAAAACTCGTTCGACGAAGTGGCGTTAATCGAGGCGGCCTTGGCGGGCGACGCGGCCGCCTTTGAGGGGTTGGTCGTGCAACACCAGGACCGGCTGTATCACGCGATGATCCATGTCACGGGATCGGTTCACGACGCGGAAGAGGTCACGCAAGAAGCCTTCATCCGTGCCTTTGTCAAACTGGACACGTTCCAGCAAAACAGTCAGTTCTTTACCTGGCTGTATCGCGTTGCCTTCAACATCGCACTT containing:
- a CDS encoding A24 family peptidase; its protein translation is MSRRRSPYRSLAIGLLAAYLLGSAAYVWLSAQWIARWHSHFRVLDLLAPRANDVVIFTFFLVVGASIGSFLNVVVWRLPQKLNVNGHSFCPRCRNRLRARDNVPVFGWLWLGGRCRDCRLPISSRYPIVETLVGITIALVGVAELMQWSLPYWDGNRQPLWFAAPAWDANLLCLILYHIVALSTAWAMGLIRYDRNALPSRLTLFAAATLIGGMFALPQTMVVPWQWVSGGIEEISVQWPPQAWWVKDTDPMRGGLVQVDAAALLTQIGMRILTALVAAGFFARVLAKSFCPAADMKLDPLGASTRRLIDLTILLAVPSVVVGWQATMGVILIAAAISKWLQTREFTHSRDSLGRFAVSLPVAVAIQLLLWRGLVASQLWPSEQASQIGLIVPFFAILTIPLWLNENEEIPAPEGEEIPEEPNAESDADSDELVEHVRDDQALGKDPGAFEEGSSAFR